The DNA window GACGACCTGGTGCAGATCCGCGGCGGCCGGGGCTTCGAGACCGCCGAGTCGCTGGCGGCGCGCGGCGAGCGGGCGGTGCCCGCCGAGCAGCTGCTGCGCGACCTGCGGATCAACCGGATCTTCGAGGGCTCCACCGAGATCATGCATCTGCTGATCGCCCGCGAGGCGGTGGACGCCCACCTCTCCGTCGCCGGCGACATCATCGACCCCGACGCCGACCTCAGGCAGAAGGCCAGGGCCGCCGCCCGGGCGGGGGGCTTCTACGCCCGCTGGGTGCCCAAGCTGGTCGCCGGACCCGGTCAACTGCCCACCTCGTACGGGGAGTTCTCCCCCAAGGGGTACCAGGACCTCGGCGCCCACCTGCGCTATGTGGAGCGCGGCAGCCGCCGGCTCGCCCGGTCCACCTTCTACGCCATGTCCCGCTGGCAGGGCCGGATGGAGACCAAGCAGGGCTTCCTCGGCCGGATCGTGGACATCGGCGCGGAACTCTTCGCGATGAGCGCCGCCTGCGTACGGGCGGAGATGCTGCGCACCGGGGACGCCCAGCAGGGCAGGGCCGCCTACGAGCTGGCCGACCTCTTCTGCCGGCAGGCCCGCATCCGGGTCGAGGAGCTCTTCGACCGGCTCTGGCGCAACACCGACGACCTGGACGCCAAGGCCGCCCGGGGCGTCGTCCGGGGCCGCTACGCCTGGCTGGAGGAGGGCATCATCGACCCGTCCGGCGACGGGCCGTGGATCGCCGACGCCACGCCCGGGCCCTCGCAACGGGAGAATGTGCACCGCAGCTTCCGGTAGTGGGCGCCGGGCGCGCGGCCGGTGCCGGGCGGCCGACCGCGCGCCCGCCCCCGGGTGGCCGCCCTGTGGCGTGCCCGACCGCCGGGCACGCCACAATGGGGCGCATGGAATCCCTCCTCGCCGACCCGCATCTGCGCTTCGAGCCCGCTGTCGCCGACCCCACCGGACCCCGTGAACTGGTGATCCTCGGATCCACCGGATCGATCGGGACCCAGGCCATCGACGTGGTGCTGCGCAACCCCGACCGGTTCCGTGTGGTGGGGCTCTCCGCAGCCGGCGGCCGGGTGGAGCTGCTGGCCGAGCAGGCCCTGCGGCTGGGCGTGCGGACGGTGGCGGTCGCCCGCACCGACGCCGAGCCCGCGCTGCGGGAGGCGCTGGCGGCCGGGGCACAGGGCCGTCCGCTGCCCGAGGTGCTGGCCGGACCGGACGCGGCCACCGAGCTGGCCCGCAGGGAGTGCCACTCCGTACTCAACGGCATCACCGGCTCCATCGGGCTGCGGCCCACGCTGGCCGCGCTGCGGGCCGGCCGGGTGCTGGTGCTGGCCAACAAGGAGTCGCTGATCGTCGGCGGTCCGCTGGTGAAGGCGCTGGCCAGGCCGGGCCAGATCGTCCCGGTGGACTCCGAGCACACCGCGCTCTTCCAGGGGCTGATGGGCGGTAGCCGCCGCGAGGTGCGCAAGCTGGTGGTGACCGCCAGCGGCGGCCCCTTCCGCGGCCGTACCCGGGAGGAGCTGGCCGCTGTCACCCCGGAGCAGGCGCTGGCCCACCCGACCTGGGCGATGGGCCCGGTG is part of the Peterkaempfera bronchialis genome and encodes:
- the dxr gene encoding 1-deoxy-D-xylulose-5-phosphate reductoisomerase is translated as MESLLADPHLRFEPAVADPTGPRELVILGSTGSIGTQAIDVVLRNPDRFRVVGLSAAGGRVELLAEQALRLGVRTVAVARTDAEPALREALAAGAQGRPLPEVLAGPDAATELARRECHSVLNGITGSIGLRPTLAALRAGRVLVLANKESLIVGGPLVKALARPGQIVPVDSEHTALFQGLMGGSRREVRKLVVTASGGPFRGRTREELAAVTPEQALAHPTWAMGPVITVNSATLVNKGLEVIEAHLLYDIPFDRIEVVVHPQSIVHSMVEFTDGSTLAQASPPDMRMPISLGLGWPDRVPDAAPPCDWTKAATWEFFPLDDEAFPSVALAREVGTLGGTAPAVFNAANEECVDAFLAGRLAFNGIVDTVAKVVSEHGTPDRGTGLTVEDVLQAEAWARRRAREIASG